From the genome of Salvia splendens isolate huo1 chromosome 7, SspV2, whole genome shotgun sequence:
CAAGTATGAGCAAGTAACAATCTATAGGAAATCATTCTAACATGCGCACACAGCAGAATTTCAACCctctcccccaaacttaatttCTACATTGTCCTCAAGGTAGAAGACAAATATAAGGTAGGTATAAAGATACTCCCCTGTCATTGTGGAGCTCATGGGTGGGTGGGTTGGGCGACTCTTTTTTCCAACAACAGAGATATGACCTCCATCTTCACTCctacacaaaaaaacaaaaataaaaaataaaaaatgctcaattcaaaataaatattgagggaaagaattgagcaaacaaaaccccCAATATATgaaagcaaaaacaaaagaacaataaaagacttgggttgcctcccaatcagtGCCTTtttttatagtcgttggctcgaccttcttcatcctCGGTCTACACTTTCGGACTCTCTAGTGTGACCACCTCTCTTGCTTCCTTACCACTTTCACCACCAAAATAGGCCTTCTCAACATTGATGGTCAGttgctcaccattaattctGAATGTAACAGAGTTATTCTTTGCTCCAAACAATACATCCCCCGTTGCTAGAAATGGTCTACCAAACAAAATTGGCACTTCTCTATCTTCTGGCATGTCGAGCACAATAAAATCAACGGGAATGATGAACTTATCGATTTTAACCAAGACATCCTCAACAATTCCAATGGGCTTCACTATGGAGTGGTCAGCCAATTGTAGAGTGATGTCGATAGGCTCCATTCTTTCCTCCAAACCAATGGCACGAGCAGTTTTCAATGCCATAAGTGAGATCCCTGAACCTTGGTCCAATAAACACTTTGTGAAAATCGTGTTACCAATTTCACATGGTATGATGCAACCTCCTGGATCTCTTTTCTTCGTCGGCATGATTCCAGATATCAGCTGtgagcaattcatgctcaaTGCCACAATCCCCTCATCCTGAAGTTTCTCCTTGTTCGCCATCATGTCTTTGAAGAACTTGGAGAATCTCAGGAAATTGGTGAAAAGATCCACCAATGAGATGTCTACATTCACCTTTCTaatcacattcatcatccactcaAAACTCTTTTCTTGCCGCACTCGCTTCTTTCTCGTGAATGGATATGGAGGCGGTGGAATGTCATTAGGAATACTGGACTTGCTCTTCTTAGGTTCTGTCTCATTGACCTTTTTGTCTTTCTCTCCTGCTGTAAGTCTTCCATTTAACTTAGATCCATCGCCTTGTTCCTTGCTGCCGgatgcagcctgttcttgaccatgttgggcaTCCCGCACCAACGCGGGACTTCCCTTACGtgcctcgtccgcccctgcgtgcgaggaatgtaagcctaacatctcatccgcccctgcgtgcgagatgccggaagtaccttggTCGTCCATTAAAGGCATTGAATCCAAATTTTTTCAGCTTCTCAAGGTGACTGCTTTGCAATGTTCATTTCCCTTGGGGTTGGGCACTGTATCACTTGGAATGGTGCCGGGAGTTCTTGTATGAGAAGCTGTAGCAAGCTGCCCAATTTGTGTTTCCAAATTCCTCATAGAAGCCTCGAGCTGACCAAACTTCTCAATTGTTTTCTCTTTGAAGAAATCATTCTCTTTTTGACTCTTTGTTCTACTCGCGTAAAATCTTTGAATACTGGATTAGTGCATGtggaggtgttggcttctttctcccaacgctACTGTCTCCATGCCCTTTTGGTTCGACTGAGCGATTAGATCAGTCAAGCAGTTATATAGGTCTTTTACGTCATCGGATGCCATTCAATCAACATATATTCCTTGATATTTCTCTATTCAAGGCTAGTTACTTCTCCACGTAACgtaatattcaatttttttctacCAGCTTGTTACAAGCGGAACGTAGACGTGAAATATTTAACGCTTTGTGCTgtcggttatgcgacgcttctggttggtgcatcATTTTCTGTACGTGTCTCAATAGAGACATATTTGTCATGCGTATCTGAAAGAAACTGAGACCATGCCTTTTCTGATAGTCTCGTATCAATAACTcgatgattaatctaatagttttaacttggattattattcacacaggagagtatgactgaaaatttgaagggctcctgaatacccaactggacaagaataacatctcttgttcaactcataagaattttcgtcgataatcgaccttgaaggtAAGTACTGAGTTCATGCAAAGAACTTCGTAGCTCAACTGGTTTCAGATAAACTCATAGAAGCTGAGGCTCACCCGTGGTGGGAGCTAGAAATAATcttgagataggtcatgaaaactggatggaaatgaattaactgtaaatttCCATAGTGAGCGGCCAAATAGGGCAGTACTGTTGTCCAATTAAACTGAAAGGATCTGAGCATCAAGGatagtggttcaaacatgtcaccgCTTAAGATGATCAACCGCGAAAATTTAGaaacgtaggcgattgcaatTAAGGAACATTGATCATGCTTCAAAGGAATCTGGATATGGAATAacagaatcacatcaatgatcTCATAGGTTCATTAAAGGTATTacactgaaatgaactattcagaaaAAATCAGCTAGGCTAAGCTCGTTAGGGAAAAGTGCAATATGCTTGCCATAAAAAAATTTCGAGACTAGAAATAATACATGTACTAGAACCGAGATAGAATAATTTCACCTCTGTAGGGAAAATATTGCTACAGACGGTTTCAAAATAGGGAGGTGAACAAAAGTTCCAACACAGTATGAAATTCTctgaggaaatatttaaatgGCGCGACCATTCTGGAGAGATCATAACTGTAAGCATcataagaatgaaatttcattgcatgAGTCCAAGAAATCAGGATATGGATCCCCTATATTGTGGCTCAAAGGagacaacaacaaataacgatgcttgaaacataagagtatcccaaatttgggaactgaaactgagTCACCGCTTTCGTGAAaagaatgaaagtggcgtactacttgcagaacgtgagtcaatcaaaagTCTTAATAGACGACAGGACATCGTTATCCAGGAGGTTCAAAGAATGTCTGAAGAATAAGCGTATTCTGAAGGTCATAGATATGAACAACTGTAGAATTTAAGGTTTATGACTGGAGCTTACACAGTCgaaactttactctttatgaaCGATGATTCAAAGGACTGCAGTCCATAAACTGGAAGTGAGTCAAATCTCGCATAGAAAAAGGAATACTGACATGTTACTTGCAAGTCAAACTAAAGTCTGAATAGACGGGGGTACCGTCCTTTGGAAGGACTCTTAGAAAGAAT
Proteins encoded in this window:
- the LOC121810572 gene encoding uncharacterized protein LOC121810572, translating into MDDQGADEARKGSPALVRDAQHGQEQAASGSKEQGDGSKLNGRLTAGEKDKKVNETEPKKSKSSIPNDIPPPPYPFTRKKRVRQEKSFEWMMNVIRKVNVDISLVDLFTNFLRFSKFFKDMMANKEKLQDEGIVALSMNCSQLISGIMPTKKRDPGGCIIPCEIGNTIFTKCLLDQGSGISLMALKTARAIGLEERMEPIDITLQLADHSIVKPIGIVEDVLVKIDKFIIPVDFIVLDMPEDREVPILFGRPFLATGDVLFGAKNNSVTFRINGEQLTINVEKAYFGGESGKEAREVVTLESPKV